CACGACGGTGTTGTCGCCGGCGGCATCCACCACGATGATGGCCGAGCCGCTCGGTCCGGCCAGCAGGTAAGCCCGCAATCGTTCGGCGGCGGCGTTTGACCGGGCTAGCCGGGACGCCTGTCGACGTCGTGGGCGATGATCAGACCGTCGGCCGTCTCCAGTTCGTCCGCCGTCTGGTTGAACAACACGCGACTGCGGCCGGGCGACAACAGCGCCGACAGGTAGTGGTGCGGCGCCCCGGCCACGAACGACAGGCGGTTCACGCGCAGCAGCGCCGCACCGATGGCCGTGTCGAGCAGGCGCGCGTTGCGTGGACCAGCGATTTCGGCCGTGATCTCGTGGCGCACCCGGTCCACGGCCACCCCGGCCTCCGACAGCAACTGGTAGAGCGGCGCGCGCAGCAGCGTGGTTTCGGTCAGCGCCGGGGCTAGGCGCGCCGGCAGCCAGGCGTCACTGACGATCAGCGGCTCGCCGGTCCGGCGTTGCCGCCGCACCCGCAGGACCTGAAGCAGCTCGTCCGAGGTCTCGAGGGCGTCGGCGACGAGGCGCGGGGGGCGGCGCACGCCGAGCTCGATGACCTCGACCTCGGTTTCGAACTGGGTCTGCCGCAGGCCCTGCATGTACGAGCTGCCGCTGCCCAGATAGCCGGATACGTCGGCGGGACCGTGCCGGCGCACGAATGAGCCCACCCCGTGCCTGCGCTCGATGTAGCCCTGCTCGGCCAGGTCTGCCAGCGCCCGGCGCACCGTGATCCGCGAAACCCCGAACTGGTCGCACAGCGTCTGCTCGGTGGGCAACGCCTCGCCCGGGGCGATCGCGCCACGGTCGATCTCGTCGTGCAGGACCAGGAACAACTGCCTGTGCAAGGGCACCCCGGCGGCGGTCGACACCGCTCCCGCTTTGTTCTGGCCCACGAGCGTCAATGTTTCCACAGCGCCTTCCTTGCGCGGACGATTCAGTTGTTATATGTATATAACAACTAGTCGCTTCGCAGGGGGTTGAATGACCGCGGTGCACCGCCCTCCCGCCACCGATCCGGCGGGCCCGACCGGACGGTTGGCCACCTGGGTCGCCGATCTGACGCTCGACGACGTGCCGCATCCGGTCGTGCAGCGCGCGAAACACCTCCTACTCGACGGCGTCGGCTGCGCCCTGGTGGGGGCCCGACTCCCCTGGTCACGGGTTGCCACTGACGCCGTCCTCGGGCTCGAGGGTGACGGCAGCGGCACGGTCGTCATCGGCACCGGGCGCACCACCGGTGCCCCGGCGGCCGCCGTGCTCAACGGCACGTTCATCCAGGGCTTCGAACTCGACGACTTCCACCCGCTGGCGCCGCTGCACAGCTGCTCGCTGGTCATTCCCGCGTTGCTGTCGACGGCATCGACGCGGCCGCAGACCACCACCGGCGCCGAATTCCTGCTGGGCGCGATCGTCGGCTTCGAGGTGGGACCGCGGGTCGGCTACACGCTGCACGGCACGCAGATGCTCGACCGCGGCTGGCACTCGGGATCGGTGTTCGGCACCCACTCGGCGGCGACGGCGTCCGGCAAGTTGCGCGGATTGCCGCCGGCGCAACTGGAGGATGCCCTCGGCCTCGCCGCCACCCAGTCGGCGGGGCTGATGGCCGCGCAGTACGAGGCCATGAGCAAGCGGATGCACCACGGGCTGGCGGCGCGCAACGGCTTCTACGCCGCCGGTCTCGCGGCGGCCGGATACACCGGCATCAAGCGGGTGTTCGAGCGCGAGTACGGCGGCTTCCTCAGCGTCTTCGGCGAGGGCCATGACCCCGACGCCTCGCTGCTGACCGGGCAACTCGGTCAGCGCTGGGAGACCACGGTCATCATGGTGAAGTCCTACGCCGCGATGGGCGGGCTGCACGGCGCGATCGATGCCGCCCGATCCCTGCGCGGTTCGCTTGTGGGACAGGATATTTCGGCGATCGAGATCGCCGTGGGGGAAACCGTCTACAAGCACGGCTGGTGGCCCCCGCAGCGGCCGCTCACCCCGATGGGCGCCCAGATGAACATCGCCTACGCGACCGCGGCTGCGCTGCTCGACGGCAACGTGCTGCCCGAGCAGTTCACGCCCGAGCGCCTCGACTCCGACGACATCTGGACGCTGATCGGCGCCACCACGGTGCGGCTCGACGAGTCGCTCGCCGACGCCGGCCTCGCCGAGAAGTTCCGCACCGACGTGGCGGTGACCACCCGCGACGGCGCCGTGCACCGCGCCCGCGTCGCCCAACCGCACGGCGCCCCCACCGATCCCGTCACCAACGACGAACTGGTCGCGAAGTTTCATGCCCTCGCCGACCGGGTGACCGCCCGCTCGCGCGCCGAGGCGATCGAGCGGGCGGTGATCGGGCTGGAAGAACTCGACGACACGAACGACCTGATCGATGTGCTCGCCGCCCCGGTGGCGGGCGCACTGGACTGAGAGGACCCACCGATGCCCGCCACCCCGGCCCGCCGGCGGCTGAGAGAACTGCTCGACAAGCGCGAGCTCATCGTCGCCCCAGGCGTCTTCGACGGCATCTCCGCGCAGCTGACAAAACGGACCGGCCAGGCCGCGGCGTACATGACCGGCGCGGGCGTCGCCGCCTCCGGCTTCGGGCTGCCCGACATCGGGCTGGTCACGGCGACCGAAATGGCAGGGCGGGCCGCGATGATCGCCGACGCCCTGGGCGACATCCCGCTGATCGCCGACGCCGACACCGGGTACGGCGCCCCCATGAACGTCGTG
This genomic window from Mycobacterium saskatchewanense contains:
- a CDS encoding MmgE/PrpD family protein: MTAVHRPPATDPAGPTGRLATWVADLTLDDVPHPVVQRAKHLLLDGVGCALVGARLPWSRVATDAVLGLEGDGSGTVVIGTGRTTGAPAAAVLNGTFIQGFELDDFHPLAPLHSCSLVIPALLSTASTRPQTTTGAEFLLGAIVGFEVGPRVGYTLHGTQMLDRGWHSGSVFGTHSAATASGKLRGLPPAQLEDALGLAATQSAGLMAAQYEAMSKRMHHGLAARNGFYAAGLAAAGYTGIKRVFEREYGGFLSVFGEGHDPDASLLTGQLGQRWETTVIMVKSYAAMGGLHGAIDAARSLRGSLVGQDISAIEIAVGETVYKHGWWPPQRPLTPMGAQMNIAYATAAALLDGNVLPEQFTPERLDSDDIWTLIGATTVRLDESLADAGLAEKFRTDVAVTTRDGAVHRARVAQPHGAPTDPVTNDELVAKFHALADRVTARSRAEAIERAVIGLEELDDTNDLIDVLAAPVAGALD
- a CDS encoding GntR family transcriptional regulator; the encoded protein is METLTLVGQNKAGAVSTAAGVPLHRQLFLVLHDEIDRGAIAPGEALPTEQTLCDQFGVSRITVRRALADLAEQGYIERRHGVGSFVRRHGPADVSGYLGSGSSYMQGLRQTQFETEVEVIELGVRRPPRLVADALETSDELLQVLRVRRQRRTGEPLIVSDAWLPARLAPALTETTLLRAPLYQLLSEAGVAVDRVRHEITAEIAGPRNARLLDTAIGAALLRVNRLSFVAGAPHHYLSALLSPGRSRVLFNQTADELETADGLIIAHDVDRRPG